In Acipenser ruthenus unplaced genomic scaffold, fAciRut3.2 maternal haplotype, whole genome shotgun sequence, one DNA window encodes the following:
- the LOC117969834 gene encoding tRNA 2'-phosphotransferase 1-like has protein sequence MEAGRGGGGGGRGRGGGGGGGRGRGGRHRQHEQDPDVRLSKALAFVLRHGADGLGLTMGSDGFLCVDDLLAHPRFRSYSLDDVQRVVATNDKQRFKLRPHPEDGRLQIRANQGHSVQLDSLALTPLDPLSPDTPPSAVHGSYLRHWSSIRTRGLSRMSRTHIHLAPGLPGDKSVISGMRGDCDLAIFIDMRAAMRDGLQFFRSDNGVILTPGDSLGLLHPRYFNRALKLREPACELPLN, from the exons ATGGaagcagggagaggaggaggaggaggagggagaggaaggggaggaggaggaggaggggggagaggaaggGGAGGCAGACACAGACAACACGAGCAG GACCCCGATGTGCGTTTGTCTAAAGCGCTCGCCTTCGTCCTGAGACACGGAGCGGACGGGCTGGGACTCACCATGGGCTcgg ACGGGTTCCTGTGTGTCGATGACCTCCTCGCTCACCCCCGGTTTCGTTCGTACTCATTGGACGACGTGCAGAGAGTCGTGGCGACCAATGACAAGCAGCGCTTCAAGCTCCGCCCACACCCCGAGGACGGACGACTGCAGATACGAGCCAATCAGGGGCATTCTGTGCAG CTAGACTCGCTGGCGCTGACCCCCCTGGACCCCCTCTCTCCCGACACCCCCCCCAGCGCCGTGCACGGCTCCTACCTGCGTCACTGGAGCTCCATTCGAACCCGCGGCCTGTCCAGGATGAGTCGAACCCACATCCACCTGGCGCCCGGCCTGCCCGGGGACAAGAGCGTCATCAGCG GCATGAGAGGCGACTGTGATCTGGCAATATTCATAGACATGCGAGCAGCGATGCGag ACGGGCTGCAGTTCTTCCGCTCGGATAACGGGGTGATCCTGACCCCCGGAGACTCGCTGGGGCTCCTGCACCCCCGATACTTCAACAGAGCCCTGAAACTGAGAGAGccag CATGCGAACTTCCTttgaattga